A genomic region of Streptosporangium lutulentum contains the following coding sequences:
- the pucL gene encoding factor-independent urate hydroxylase has translation MTVILGPNRYGKAETRLVRVLRDGGVHHIKDVTVSSALSGDMEDVHLTGDNAAVLTTDTQKNTVYAFAGKHGVAEIEDFAILLARHYVESQPTVHHARVEIEEYFWDRIPVAGDSAAGAEGRRHSFVRSGREVRTCLVHHDTDGTTTVVSGLKDLVVLNSADSEFSGYIQDEYTTLPPTRDRILATEVSARWRHLSEASPYGESYAEVRECLLGAFAETYSLSLQQTLYAMGERALNTREEICEVRLEMPNKHHFPVDLTPFGMDNPNEVFYAADRPYGLIEGTVLRDDAPAARFAWE, from the coding sequence ATGACCGTCATTCTCGGCCCCAACCGCTACGGCAAGGCGGAGACCCGCCTGGTCCGCGTCCTCAGGGACGGCGGCGTCCACCACATCAAGGACGTCACCGTCAGCTCGGCGCTCTCCGGCGACATGGAGGACGTCCACCTCACCGGCGACAACGCCGCGGTCCTGACCACGGACACGCAGAAGAACACCGTCTACGCCTTCGCCGGGAAACACGGCGTGGCGGAGATCGAGGACTTCGCGATCCTGCTGGCCCGCCACTACGTGGAGTCCCAGCCCACCGTCCACCACGCCCGCGTGGAGATCGAGGAATACTTCTGGGACCGGATCCCGGTGGCCGGCGACTCCGCCGCCGGGGCGGAGGGCAGACGGCACTCCTTCGTCCGCTCCGGCCGGGAGGTGCGCACCTGCCTCGTCCACCACGACACCGACGGCACCACCACCGTGGTCTCCGGGCTGAAGGACCTCGTGGTGCTCAACTCGGCGGACTCGGAGTTCTCCGGCTACATCCAGGACGAGTACACCACCCTCCCGCCCACCAGGGACCGCATCCTGGCCACCGAGGTGTCGGCCCGCTGGAGACACCTCTCCGAGGCGTCCCCGTACGGCGAGTCGTACGCCGAAGTGCGCGAATGCCTCCTCGGGGCGTTCGCCGAGACCTACAGCCTGTCGTTGCAGCAGACGCTCTACGCGATGGGCGAGCGGGCGCTGAACACCCGCGAGGAGATCTGCGAGGTGCGTCTGGAGATGCCGAACAAGCACCACTTCCCGGTGGACCTCACACCGTTCGGGATGGACAACCCGAACGAGGTCTTCTACGCCGCGGACCGTCCCTACGGGCTGATCGAGGGCACCGTGCTCCGAGACGACGCCCCCGCCGCCCGTTTCGCCTGGGAGTGA
- the uraH gene encoding hydroxyisourate hydrolase: protein MSLSTHVLDAALGRPASGVAVRLEKDGQVLAEGVTDADGRIGGWTCEAGAHRIVFDTGAYFAARAVDAFYPRVSIDFTVTDPREHHHVPLLLSPFAYSTYRGS, encoded by the coding sequence GTGAGCCTGTCCACGCACGTGCTGGACGCCGCCCTGGGCAGGCCCGCGTCGGGCGTCGCCGTACGGTTGGAGAAGGACGGCCAGGTGCTCGCCGAGGGGGTCACCGACGCCGACGGCCGCATCGGGGGCTGGACGTGCGAGGCAGGCGCGCATCGGATCGTCTTCGACACCGGCGCCTACTTCGCCGCCCGCGCGGTGGACGCCTTCTATCCCCGGGTCTCGATCGACTTCACGGTCACGGACCCGCGGGAGCACCACCACGTGCCCCTGCTGCTCAGCCCGTTCGCCTACTCGACCTATCGAGGGAGCTAG
- a CDS encoding (2Fe-2S)-binding protein has translation MRVTFTVNGRRETADDVWEGESLLYVLRERVGLPGSKNACEQGECGSCTVYLDGVTVCACLVAAGQAEGREIRTVEGLADGDRLDAVQEAFVECGAVQCGFCTPGLVVQAHDLIERIPRPSDAEIREALAGNLCRCTGYEKILDAVRLAAARKAGDR, from the coding sequence ATGCGCGTCACCTTCACCGTCAACGGCCGCCGGGAGACCGCCGACGACGTCTGGGAGGGCGAGAGCCTCCTGTACGTCCTGCGTGAGCGGGTGGGCCTGCCGGGCTCCAAGAACGCGTGCGAGCAGGGCGAGTGCGGTTCCTGCACCGTCTACCTCGACGGCGTCACCGTCTGCGCCTGCCTGGTCGCGGCCGGCCAGGCCGAGGGCAGGGAGATCCGCACCGTCGAGGGTCTCGCCGACGGCGACCGGCTCGACGCGGTCCAGGAGGCCTTCGTCGAGTGCGGCGCCGTCCAGTGCGGGTTCTGCACCCCCGGGCTCGTCGTCCAGGCTCACGACCTGATCGAACGGATCCCGCGGCCGTCCGACGCGGAGATCCGCGAGGCCCTGGCGGGCAACCTGTGCCGGTGCACCGGCTACGAGAAGATCCTCGACGCCGTACGGCTCGCCGCGGCACGCAAGGCGGGAGACAGATGA
- a CDS encoding FAD binding domain-containing protein, which translates to MDFLRPATWAEALAAKADRPEVVPIQGGTDMMVELNFDVRRPPGLLDLNRITELAGWSSEPDGRLRVGAGVSYARLIAELGDRLPGLAQASRTVGSPQIRNRGTVGGNLGAASPAGDSHPPLLATGAVVEVESAGRGVRMIPAADFYLGVKRSALEPDELIRAFWMSPASGPQYFSKVGTRNAMVIAVCSFAIALHPGERRVGTGIGSAAPTPRRAVAAEEFLAAELDWESRLDPEVLRRFGELASEAASPIDDVRGTAGYRRHAIAVMARRTLTWAWNEFRSGHFERRAG; encoded by the coding sequence GTGGATTTCCTGAGACCCGCCACGTGGGCGGAGGCGCTGGCCGCCAAGGCGGACCGGCCGGAGGTGGTGCCCATCCAGGGCGGCACCGACATGATGGTCGAGCTCAACTTCGACGTGCGACGGCCGCCCGGCCTGCTCGACCTGAACAGGATCACCGAGCTCGCCGGATGGAGCTCGGAGCCGGACGGCAGGCTCCGGGTCGGCGCGGGCGTGTCGTACGCCCGGCTGATCGCCGAGCTGGGTGACAGGCTCCCCGGCCTGGCGCAGGCCTCCCGCACGGTCGGCTCGCCGCAGATCCGCAACCGGGGCACGGTGGGAGGCAACCTCGGCGCGGCCTCGCCCGCGGGGGACAGCCACCCGCCGCTGCTCGCCACCGGCGCGGTCGTCGAGGTCGAGTCCGCGGGCAGGGGCGTACGGATGATCCCCGCCGCCGACTTCTACCTCGGGGTCAAGCGCAGCGCGCTGGAGCCCGACGAGCTGATCCGGGCGTTCTGGATGAGTCCGGCGAGCGGCCCGCAGTACTTCTCCAAGGTCGGCACCCGCAACGCCATGGTGATCGCGGTCTGCTCGTTCGCGATCGCGCTCCACCCCGGTGAGCGCCGGGTGGGCACCGGCATCGGCTCGGCCGCCCCGACCCCTCGCCGCGCCGTCGCGGCCGAGGAGTTCCTCGCCGCCGAGCTGGACTGGGAGTCGCGGCTCGACCCCGAGGTGCTCAGGCGTTTCGGGGAGCTGGCCTCCGAGGCGGCCTCGCCGATCGACGACGTGCGCGGCACCGCCGGCTACCGGCGTCACGCCATCGCGGTGATGGCGCGACGCACCCTCACCTGGGCCTGGAACGAGTTCCGCTCGGGACACTTCGAGAGGAGAGCGGGCTGA